One genomic window of Cydia pomonella isolate Wapato2018A chromosome 6, ilCydPomo1, whole genome shotgun sequence includes the following:
- the LOC133519295 gene encoding calphotin-like: protein MKFLLIVASLVAVAVAGPTRALVTPGGGSAPIVEAESPVIAGPALVESPISVGPALVESPISVGPALVESPISVGPALVETPIVESPVVVDTPIVESPVVVDTPIVESPVVVDTPIVESPVFVDTPIVESPVVVDTPIVESPVFVDTPIVESPVFVDTPIVESPISVGPALVESPISVGPALVESPISVGPALVETPVVVESPVVVDTPIVDVSPVFIEHPIVVESPVVVDTPIVGESPVFAELPVVVDAPIVDASPAAAAPVESESASAAAAPLVQIILNINQAAAPEAPAVVVPETPAIVPSPIIVEESPIFAELPIVVDTPVVAPEPVQVVDTPIEAPIVVPAPIVIEPQPIELPAPELPAPVEVAPVVVLPDILN, encoded by the coding sequence ATGAAATTCCTGCTGATCGTCGCTTCCCTCGTCGCCGTGGCCGTCGCTGGCCCGACTCGCGCCCTCGTCACCCCCGGTGGTGGCTCCGCGCCCATCGTGGAAGCTGAATCCCCCGTCATCGCTGGACCCGCTCTGGTTGAGAGCCCTATCTCGGTCGGACCTGCCCTGGTTGAGAGCCCCATTTCTGTTGGTCCCGCTCTGGTTGAGAGCCCCATCTCCGTGGGACCCGCACTCGTTGAGACCCCAATCGTTGAGAGCCCCGTCGTTGTCGACACTCCTATCGTTGAGAGCCCCGTTGTCGTCGACACTCCTATCGTTGAGAGCCCCGTCGTCGTCGATACTCCTATCGTTGAGAGCCCCGTGTTCGTCGACACTCCTATCGTTGAGAGCCCCGTCGTCGTCGACACTCCTATCGTTGAGAGCCCCGTGTTCGTCGACACTCCTATCGTTGAGAGCCCCGTGTTCGTCGACACTCCTATCGTTGAGAGCCCCATCTCTGTTGGACCCGCTCTGGTTGAGAGCCCCATCTCCGTTGGACCCGCTCTGGTTGAGAGCCCTATCTCCGTTGGACCCGCTCTGGTTGAGACCCCCGTCGTTGTTGAGAGCCCCGTTGTTGTCGACACCCCCATCGTTGATGTGAGCCCCGTCTTCATCGAGCACCCCATCGTTGTTGAGAGCCCCGTCGTTGTGGACACCCCGATCGTTGGTGAGAGCCCCGTCTTCGCCGAGCTCCCCGTTGTTGTCGACGCTCCCATCGTTGACGCCAGCCccgccgccgctgcccctgTTGAGTCTGAGTCCGCCTCCGCTGCTGCCGCTCCCCTGGTCCAGATCATCCTGAACATTAACCAGGCTGCCGCCCCCGAGGCTCCCGCTGTCGTTGTGCCAGAGACTCCCGCTATCGTACCCTCTCCCATCATCGTCGAGGAGTCTCCCATCTTTGCCGAGCTCCCCATCGTGGTCGACACCCCCGTCGTGGCCCCTGAGCCCGTCCAGGTCGTCGATACCCCCATCGAGGCCCCCATCGTCGTGCCCGCCCCCATCGTGATTGAGCCCCAGCCCATCGAGCTGCCCGCCCCCGAGCTGCCCGCTCCCGTCGAGGTCGCCCCCGTGGTCGTTCTCCCCGACATCCTCAACTAA
- the LOC133519307 gene encoding calphotin-like gives MKFLLIVASLVAVAVAGPTRALVTPGSGSAPIVDAESPVIAGPALIESPISVGPALVESPISVGPALIESPISVGPALVESPISVGPAFVDTPIVGESPVFAELPIVVDAPVVNPSPVAVAPVEAESASSAAAPLVQIILNINQAVAPETPALVPSPVVVEESPVFAELPIVVDTPVAPEPVQIVDTPVEAPIVVPAPIVVEPQPIELPAPVLPAPIEVAPVITLPDILN, from the coding sequence ATGAAATTCCTGCTTATTGTCGCTTCCCTCGTCGCCGTGGCCGTCGCTGGCCCGACCCGCGCCCTCGTCACCCCCGGAAGTGGTTCCGCGCCTATCGTGGATGCTGAATCCCCTGTCATCGCTGGACCTGCGCTGATTGAGAGCCCCATCTCTGTCGGACCTGCCCTAGTTGAGAGCCCCATCTCTGTCGGACCTGCCCTAATTGAGAGCCCCATCTCTGTCGGACCTGCCCTGGTTGAGAGCCCCATCTCCGTTGGACCCGCCTTTGTCGACACCCCCATCGTCGGTGAAAGCCCCGTCTTCGCTGAGCTCCCCATTGTTGTTGACGCTCCCGTCGTGAACCCCAGCCCCGTTGCTGTTGCTCCCGTCGAGGCTGAGTCCGCCTCCTCTGCGGCCGCTCCCCTGGTTCAGATCATCTTGAACATCAACCAGGCTGTCGCCCCCGAGACCCCTGCTCTCGTGCCCTCTCCCGTCGTCGTCGAGGAGTCTCCCGTCTTCGCCGAGCTCCCCATCGTGGTCGACACCCCCGTTGCCCCTGAGCCCGTCCAGATCGTCGACACCCCCGTCGAGGCCCCCATCGTCGTGCCCGCTCCCATCGTAGTTGAGCCCCAGCCCATCGAGCTGCCCGCCCCCGTGCTGCCCGCTCCCATCGAGGTCGCCCCCGTAATCACCCTCCCCGACATCCTGAACTGA
- the LOC133519306 gene encoding calphotin-like: MKFLLIVASLVAVAVAGPTRVLVTPGGGSAPIVDAESPISVGPALIESPISVGPALIESPISVGPALVESPISVGPALVDSPISVGPAFVENPIVESPVVVDTPIVGESPVFAELPIVVDAPIVNPSPAAVAPVEAESVSSAAAPLVQIILNINQAAAPEAPAVVVPEAPALVPSPVVVEESPVFAELPIVVDTPVAPEPVQIVDTPVEAPIVVPAPIVIEPQPIELPAPELPAPVEVAPVITLPDILN; encoded by the coding sequence ATGAAATTCCTGCTGATCGTCGCTTCCCTCGTCGCCGTGGCCGTCGCTGGCCCGACCCGTGTCCTCGTCACCCCCGGTGGTGGCTCCGCGCCCATCGTGGATGCTGAATCCCCCATCAGCGTTGGACCCGCTCTGATTGAGAGTCCCATCTCTGTTGGACCTGCCCTGATTGAGAGCCCCATCTCTGTTGGACCCGCTCTGGTTGAGAGCCCCATCTCCGTTGGACCCGCCCTGGTTGACAGCCCTATCTCCGTTGGACCCGCCTTTGTTGAGAACCCGATTGTTGAGAGCCCCGTCGTCGTCGACACCCCCATCGTCGGTGAAAGCCCCGTCTTCGCCGAGCTCCCCATTGTTGTGGACGCTCCCATCGTGAACCCCAGCCCCGCTGCTGTTGCTCCCGTCGAGGCTGAGTCCGTCTCCTCTGCCGCCGCTCCCCTGGTCCAGATCATCCTGAACATCAACCAGGCTGCTGCCCCTGAGGCCCCCGCGGTCGTCGTACCAGAGGCCCCTGCTCTCGTGCCATCTCCCGTCGTCGTCGAGGAGTCTCCCGTCTTCGCCGAGCTCCCCATCGTGGTCGACACCCCCGTGGCCCCTGAGCCCGTCCAGATCGTCGACACCCCCGTCGAGGCCCCCATCGTCGTGCCCGCCCCCATCGTGATTGAGCCCCAGCCCATCGAGCTGCCCGCCCCCGAGCTGCCCGCTCCCGTCGAGGTCGCCCCCGTGATCACCCTCCCCGACATCCTTAACTAA